TTGGGCCTATAGCTCAGCTGGTTAGAGCGCACGCCTGATAAGCGTGAGGTCGATGGTTCGAGTCCATTTAGGCCCATTGTACCAATTTAATAGTTTCATTATGGGGGATTAGCTCAGCTGGGAGAGCGCCTGCTTTGCACGCAGGAGGTCATCGGTTCGATCCCGTTATCCTCCATTGATGACAATAGTCATCGTAACTTTGTTCTTTGAAAACTGGATAATAAGTAATATATTAGTTTTAAAAGCCGAGAAAACATTGCGTTTTAAAGAGTTTTTTAATAATAGAAATATGAATTAGTTCATATCGCTAAACTCAAATAATAACCCTTTACCGTAGGTAAAGATAGGTTAAGTTATAAAGGGCGCATGGTGGATGCCTTGGCACTAGGAGCCGATGAAGGACGGTACTAACACCGATATGCTTCGGGGAGCTGTAAGTAAGCTTTGATCCGGAGATTTCCGAATGGGGGAACCCAATACTTTTAATCGAGTATTATCATTAAGTGAATACATAGCTTAATGAAGGTAGACGAGGGGAACTGAAACATCTAAGTACCTTCAGGAAGAGAAAGAAAAATCGATTCCCTAAGTAGCGGCGAGCGAACGGGGAAGAGCCCAAACCAAGAAGCTTGCTTCTTGGGGTTGTAGGACAGAACTTTGGAGTTACCAAGTTAAGTTGTAATCGAATCAGCTGGGAAGCTGAGTCAAAGAGTGTGATAACCACGTAGATTAAACAACTTAACCTCCGTTCTGGATCCTGAGTACGGCGGAACACGTGAAATTCCGTCGGAATCCGGGAGGACCATCTCCCAAGGCTAAATACTCCCTAGTGACCGATAGTGAACCAGTACCGTGAGGGAAAGGTGAAAAGCACCCCGGAAGGGGAGTGAAATAGATCCTGAAACCATGTGCCTACAATTAGTCAAAGCTCGTTAATGAGTGATGGCGTGCCTTTTGTAGAATGAACCGGCGAGTTACGTTTATATGCGAGGTTAAAGTGAAAAGCTGGAGCCGTAGCGAAAGCGAGTCTGAAATGGGCGAGTGAGTATATAGATGTAGACCCGAAACCAAGTGACCTACCCATGTCCAGGTTGAAGGTGTGGTAAAACACACTGGAGGACCGAACCCACGTCAGTTGAAAATGGCGGGGATGAGGTGTGGGTAGCGGTGAAATTCCAATCGAACTTGGAGATAGCTGGTTCTCTCCGAAATAGCTTTAGGGCTAGCCTCGGAATATTGGATCATGGAGGTAGAGCACTGTTTGGACTAGGGGCCCGTCATGGGTTACTGAATTCAGATAAACTCCGAATACCATTGATTTAGTTCCGGGAGTCAGACTGCGAGTGATAAGATCCGTAGTCGAAAGGGAAACAGCCCAGATCACCAGTTAAGGTCCCAAAATTTATGTTAAGTGGAAAAGGATGTGGCGGTGCACAGACAACTAGGATGTTGGCTCAGAAGCAGCCACCATTTAAAGAGTGCGTAATAGCTCACTAGTCGAGTGCCGCTGCGCCGAAAATGTACCGGGGCTAAACATAATACCGAAACTGTGGGTGGACACGTAAGTGTCCGCGGTAGGAGAGCGTTCTAAGGGCGACGAAGCTAGATCGTAAGGACTAGTGGAGCGCTTAGAAGTGAGAATGCCGGCATGAGTAGCGAAAGATCAGTGAGAATCTGATCCACCGTATGACTAAGGTTTCCTGGGGAAGGCTCGTCCTCCCAGGGTTAGTCGGGACCTAAGGCGAGGCCGAGAGGCGTAGTCGATGGATAACAGGTTGATATTCCTGTACTAGTTTATTTTGTTTGAATGATGGAGGGACGCAGGAAGCTAAGGAATGCACACGACTGGAAATGTGTGTCCAAGCAATAAGTCTTGAGTTGAGTGAAATGCTTGATTCTTTAAGGACAAGTTGTGATGGGGAGCGAAATTAAGTAGCGAAGTTCCTGATGTTACACTGCCAAGAAAAGCTTCTAGTGAGAAATAAACTACCCGTACCGTAAACCGACACAGGTGGTCGAGGAGAATATCCTAAGGTGAGCGAGTGAACTCTCGTTAAGGAACTCGGCAAAATGACCCCGTAACTTCGGGAGAAGGGGTGCTGACCGTCAGGTCAGCCGCAGTGAATAGGCCCAAACAACTGTTTATCAAAAACACAGGTCTCTGCAAAATCGTAAGATGACGTATAGGGGCTGACGCCTGCCCGGTGCTGGAAGGTTAAGAGGATGAGTTAGCGCAAGCGAAGCCCAGAATTGAAGCCCCAGTAAACGGCGGCCGTAACTATAACGGTCCTAAGGTAGCGAAATTCCTTGTCGGGTAAGTTCCGACCCGCACGAAAGGCGTAATGATTTGGGCACTGTCTCAACGAGAGACTCGGTGAAATTATAATACCCGTGAAGATGCGGGTTACCCGCGACAGGACGGAAAGACCCCATGGAGCTTTACTGTAGCTTGATATTGAGTGTTTGTACAGTTTGTACAGGATAGGTAGGAGCCGTAGAAATCGGAACGCTAGTTTCGATTGAGGCGTTGGTGGGATACTACCCTAACTGTATGACCACTCTAACCCGCGCCACTTAGCGTGGCGGGAGACAGTGTCAGGTGGGCAGTTTGACTGGGGCGGTCGCCTCCTAAAGTGTAACGGAGGCGCTCAAAGGTTCTCTCAGAATGGTTGGAAATCATTCGTAGAGTGTAAAGGTATAAGAGAGCTTGACTGTGAGATTGACAAATCGAGCAGGGACGAAAGTCGGACTTAGTGATCCGGTGGTTCCGTATGGAAGGGCCATCGCTCAACGGATAAAAGCTACCCTGGGGATAACAGGCTTATCTCCCCCAAGAGTCCACATCGACGGGGAGGTTTGGCACCTCGATGTCGGCTCATCGCATCCTGGGGCTGTAGTCGGTCCCAAGGGTTGGGCTGTTCGCCCATTAAAGCGGTACGCGAGCTGGGTTCAGAACGTCGTGAGACAGTTCGGTCCCTATCCGTCGCGGGCGCAGGAAATTTGAGAGGAGCTGTCCTTAGTACGAGAGGACCGGGATGGACATACCTCTGGTGTACCAGTTGTGCCGCCAGGCGCATCGCTGGGTAGCTATGTATGGCAGGGATAAACGCTGAAAGCATCTAAGTGTGAAGCCCCCCTCGAGATGAGATTTCCCATTCCTTTATGGAAGTAAGACCCCTGAAAGATGATCAGGTAGATAGGCTAGGAGTGGAAGTACAGCGATGTATGGAGCGGACTAGTACTAATCGGTCGAGGACTTAACCAAAGGTGCAATGTTTGGCTTTTGAAATGAAATATTACTTATTATGCAGTTTTGAGAGAACGAAGTTCTTCTCAGTGCGTAAGCACAAATAGTGTGGTGGCGATAGCAAGAAGGATACACCTGTTCCCATGTCGAACACAGTAGTTAAGCTTCTTAGCGCCGATAGTAGTTGGTGGGAAACTACCTGCGAGGATAGGACGTTGCCACGCTATATTTGATGGAGGTTTAGCTCAGTTGGGAGAGCGTCTGCCTTACAAGCAGAGGGTCACAGGTTCGAGCCCTGTAACCTCCATTGAGTCGTTAGCTCAGTTGGTAGAGCATCTGACTTTTAATCAGAGGGTCGACAGTTCGAGCCTGTCACGACTCATCGGCCAAGTTACACGCCAAAATGCGGGTGTGGCGGAATTGGCAGACGCGCTAGATTTAGGTTCTAGTGTCTATATAGACGTGGGGGTTCAAGTCCCTTCACCCGCATTTAATTGAATATTCAATGAAAGTTATCTTATTATGCCGACTTAGCTCAGTTGGTAGAGCATCTGATTTGTAATCAGAGGGTCGGGCGTTCGAATCGTCTAGTCGGCATTAAGATGCGGAAGTAGTTCAGTGGTAGAACATCACCTTGCCATGGTGGGGGTCGCGGGTTCGAATCCCGTCTTCCGCTTTCATTATGATTAAGCCGGGGTGGCGGAACTGGCAGACGCACGGGACTTAAAATCCCGCGGTAGGTGACTACCGTACCGGTTCGATTCCGGTCCTCGGCATCATAATGAAAAATGCACCCATAGCGCAACTGGATAGAGTGTCTGACTACGAATCAGAAGGTTGTAGGTTCGACTCCTACTGGGTGCATATAACGGGAAATAGCTCAGCTTGGTAGAGCACCTGGTTTGGGACCAGGGGGTCGCAGGTTCGAATCCTGTTTTCCCGATTGTAACGTAAGTTACATGTTATAATTTAAGTTTTTTGGCGGTGTAGCTCAGCTGGCTAGAGCGTCCGGTTCATACCCGGGAGGTCGGGGGTTCGATCCCCTTCGCCGCTATTTTTCAAAAAACTTGGACCTTTAGCTCAGTTGGTTAGAGCAGACGGCTCATAACCGCCCGGTCGTAGGTTCGAGTCCTACAAGGTCCATCGTTTGGTGAGATTTTGTAGGTGGTTATAATATTTTTATATTATCGCGGGATGGAGCAGTCTGGTAGCTCGTCGGGCTCATAACCCGAAGGTCGTAGGTTCAAACCCTACTCCCGCAATTGGTCGCATGGTCTAGCTGGTTAGGACGCCTGCCTGTCACGCAGGAGATCACGGGTTCGAGTCCCGTTGTGACCGTTTCAAAATGGCTCAGTAGCTCAGTTGGTAGAGCAATGGATTGAAGCTCCATGTGTCGGCAGTTCGATTCTGTCCTGCGCCATATCATGAATATGCGGGTGTAGTTTAGTGGTAAAACCACAGCCTTCCAAGCTGTTGTCGCGAGTCCGATTCTCGTCACCCGCTTTTCATGGGCCTATAGCTCAGCTGGTTAGAGCGCACGCCTGATAAGCGTGAGGTCGATGGTTCGAGTCCATTTAGGCCCATTATCTAAATATTTGGAGAAGTACTCAAGTGGCTGAAGAGGCGCCCCTGCTAAGGGTGTAGGTCGGGAAACTGGCGCGAGGGTTCAAATCCCTCCTTCTCCGTTTTGTATGGCCCGTTGGTCAAGTGGTTAAGACACCGCCCTTTCACGGCGGTATCATGGGTTCAAATCCCGTACGGGTCATTGTAACATTGTTACATTTATAGTTTTTATGGAGAATTACCCAAGTCTGGCTGAAGGGAACGGTCTTGAAAACCGTCAGGTGGGTTCTGCCCACGCGAGAGTTCGAATCTCTCATTCTCCTTTATATTATCGCGGGATGGAGCAGTCTGGTAGCTCGTCGGGCTCATAACCCGAAGGTCGTAGGTTCAAACCCTACTCCCGCAATTTGGTCGCATGGTCTAGCTGGTTAGGACGCCTGCCTGTCACGCAGGAGATCACGGGTTCGAGTCCCGTTGTGACCGTTTCAAAATGGCTCAGTAGCTCAGTTGGTAGAGCAATGGATTGAAGCTCCATGTGTCGGCAGTTCGATTCTGTCCTGCGCCATTTTTGGAGGAGTAGCGAAGTGGCTAAACGCGGCGGACTGTAAATCCGCTCCTTCGGGTTCGGTGGTTCGAATCCACTCTCCTCCATATTTATAGGGATATAGTTTAAAGGTAGAACTACGGTCTCCAAAACCGTCAGTGTGGGTTCAATTCCTACTATCCCTGTTTATATTATATGTTGCATAAACATTGCGACTATGGTATAATTATTCATGTTAATAATGGCGGTATTGGTGAAGTGGTTAACACATCGGTTTGTGGATCCGACACACGTGGGTTCGATTCCCACATACCGCCTTTTATTATTGGGCTATGGCCAAGCGGTAAGGCAACAGGTTTTGATCCTGTCATGCGTTGGTTCGAATCCAGCTAGCCCAATTTCAAGGACAGGATTTGTTCTTTTATGGCGGTATAGCCAAGTGGTAAGGCAGAGGTCTGCAAAACCTTTATCACCGGTTCAAATCCGGTTACCGCCTTTGCGTTTAGGCGCTAACCTTAAACGTTCTGTAAGATGCCGGTGTGGCGGAATTGGCAGACGCGCGGGATTCAAAATCCCGTTTCCTCACGGAAGTATCGGTTCGACCCCGATCACCGGTATAATGGATTATTATACAAGTTTTAAAAGCCCTAGAGATAGGGCTTTTTTGTTGTCTAAAAATAAGTTATTGTCTGGCATGAAAGCGGTATGATACGATAGGGATATACTAAGTACATCAAAAGGGTGATTGTGATGAAGAAGTGGGGCTTTTTACTTAGCGGTGGTTTTCTAGTAGCAATTATTGTAGGAATATTACTGATAAATCAGCGTCCAAACCAAGCAAGACAACAAGCAAATCGTGTCCGTGACAGTGCACCAACTTTTTATTTACATGGGTATGGTGGCTCTGGTCGTTCGAACGATAGTATGATTGCGGCGGCAGAAGAGCGAGGTAGGGCTACTAAGGTATTAACCGCAATTGTCAGTCGGACGGGACAAGTTGAATTAGAGGGGCATTGGACAGGCAATACAACACGACCGATTATCCAGGTGATTTATAAGAATAATCGCAATGCCAATTACCGGCAAAATGGTGAATGGTTCAAACGGGTATTGATTGCGGTTAACCGGCAGCATCATTTTAAACAATTTAATGTAGTCGCTCATTCGATGGGTAATTTAACATTAGCTTTCTATCTGGCAAATAATGCTCAGAATAAAAAAATGCCACAATTAGCTAAGTTCGTTTCGATTGCGGGGCACTATGCTGGTATTATCGGGATGGATGATCGTGCAAATCAAAATCATCTGGCTAAAAATGGCCGCCCACAGCAGATCAACGCCACTTACCGGCAACTAATGGGATTGAGACACAGATTACCCAAAAATCAAATTCAATATTTAAATATTTATGGGGACTTATCAGATGGTAGTGATTCTGATGGGCGTGTTAGCAATGTCTCTTCACAATCGTTGCGATATTTAGTGGCACCAAGCGCTAAATCATATCAAGAAGTTCAATTTAAGGGCTCGAATGCCCAACATAGCAAACTACATGAAAACGAAGCTGTTAATAAAGCGGTAATCGATTTCCTATGGTAATTAAAAAACAGCAACATCGACGGTTTATGAGTCGGTGTTGCTGTTTTTTTGTTCTAAGCGGTATTCTTTAGCGGCGGTTATTAAAGTCCCTAATAAGGCTTGTTGAGTTGCTGAGAAGAGTTGTGTCTTACGAGAGGCTAATGAAATGTAGAAGGTGGGTTGCGGTTGGTCAAGTAAGTCTAAAGTAATTAAGTCATCAGCTGGTGTGATGGCCGTTTCAGTTAGAAAGCCAATTCCGACGTTTTCATGGACCATACTTTTAAGAATACTAACATCGTTGGTTCGGTAAATAATATCAGGGTTCATTTGATTCATCGTCGAAAGCGTATCAAAAACGACAGGATGAACGAACCCCTCCGCTAACATGATAAAATTTTCATTGGCTAAATCACGAAAAGCAACTTTTTTTGCGTTTGCGAGCGATGATTTGGGGCTGACAACGATTTTAAAGTGATGTTGTTCGATAATTTCAGCCGTTAAGGCATCATTTTCTAGTGGCGTTGCCGAGCCCAGTAAAGCAGCATCTAAACGCCCGGCTTCTAAACTTGCCAGTAATTCGGTAGAACCACCGTCAACCGTTGCAAAATGTTGAATACTCCCAGCCTTGACTAATTTCTGCGCTAATTTAGAGAAATAATAGGTGCCAATGATAGGTGGCAATCCAAAACGAAGTTCAGTGGCAGACAAATTTTGCATATCGGTAGTTGTCAATTGAATTTCATTTAGAATTTTTACCGCATGTCGATTGAGTTGTTCACCGCTATCCGTAATAATAATCGATTGATGCGACTGGTCCCGACGGATTAATTTAGTCTCAAATTCTGTTTCTAAACGCTTAACCGCATAAGTGATGGTCGGCTGGCTAACGCCAAATTGGTCAGCAACTGCCGTAAAATTTTTTAATTTAATTAAAGCCACAAAATATTCTAAATCTTTAATCTTCATAGAAACTCCTATTTAATGCGATTTGAAAAACTCATATAAATCTATTTTATCACAGTTGTAAGTTTTGACTATCAAATGTTGAGGCGTGTATAGTGACCAACATGATATAAAAAGAAAAGGAGATTATTAATATGAAAGCACAACAAATTTTAAATGATCCATTTTTAAATAAAGGGACCGCTTTTACGGCTGAAGAACGTGCTCAATTTGGTTTAACGGGGATGTTACCACCCCACGTTCAAACAATTGACGAACAAGTTAAACAAGCTTATGCCCAATATCAATCAAAAGCAAACATGCTTGAACAACGGATTTTCTTAATGTCAATTTTTAATGAAAACCGGGTTTTATTCTTCAAGTTATTCAGCCAACACGTTGCTGAATTCATGCCAGTGGTTTACGATCCAACGATTGCTGACACAATTGAAAACTACAGTGCTTTATATGTGAATCCACAACATGCAGCCTTCTTGTCAATCGACGATCCTGATTCAATGAAGACGACTTTAGCCAACGCTGCTGATGGTCGCGAAATTAAATTAATCGTTGTGACTGATGGCGAAGGTATTTTAGGGATTGGCGACTGGGGAACACAAGGTGTCGATATCTCAGTTGGTAAATTAATGGTTTATACAGCTGCTGCCGGGATTGATCCTAGTCAAGTCTTACCAGTTGTTTTAGATGCTGGTACAAACCGTGAAAGTTTATTAAATGATGAATTATACTTAGGAAACCGGCATGAACGTGTTCGCGGCGATCGTTACTACGATTTCGTTGATCAATTCGTTCAAACAGCTGAAGAATTATTCCCTAACATGTACCTTCACTTTGAAGATTTTGGCCGGAGTAATGCTGCTAACATCTTGAACAAGTACAAAGATCAAATCGTGACTTTCAATGATGATATCCAAGGAACAGGGATTATCACATTAGCTGGTATCATGGGTGCATTAAATATCTCTGGTGGCAAGATGACCGACCAAGTTTACATGAGCTTTGGTGCTGGGACTGCTGGTGCTGGTATTACACACCGCATCTTCGAAGAAATGTTACAAGAAGGTTTAACTGAAGAACAAGCACGTAGCCGTTTCTACATGGTTGATAAGCAAGGTCTATTGTTCGATGATGATCCAGAATTAACACCAGAACAAAAACCATTTGCTCGCAAACGTAGTGAATTCGCTAATGCGGATGAATTAACAACCTTAGAAGCTGCTGTTAAAGCGATCCATCCCACAATCTTAGTTGGTACTTCAACACAACCTGGTACTTTTACAGAATCAATCGTGAAGGAAATGGCTGCTCACACAGAACGGCCAATTATCTTCCCATTATCAAATCCAACTAAATTAGCTGAAGCAACTGCTGAAGACTTAATTAAATGGACCGATGGTAAAGCCTTAGTGGCTACTGGTATTCCAGCGGCACCTGTTGAATACAACGGTGTCACATATGAAATCGGTCAAGCTAACAATGCTTTGGTATACCCAGGTCTTGGTTTAGGGACAATTGCTTCAACTGCTAAAGTCTTAAATGACGAAATGATTAGTAAGGCAGCACATTCATTGGGTGGGATTGTTGATCCAACAGAACCTGGCGCAGCCGTATTGCCTCCTGTTACAAAATTAGACGTCTTCTCACAAACTGTTGCTAACGCTGTTGCACAAAGCGCTGTTGACCAAGGTTTGAATAAAGAAGAAATTGCTGACGTGCAAAAAGCCGTTGCAGACATGAAATGGGAACCAGAATACAAAGCACTATAATTTTAAATATTAATTGGTAGGAGAGTGAAAGAGTTGGCAGCATTTCTAACATCATTATCAAGTGTCATCGAAATCGTCTTAGTCATTGCTTTGGGGTTTTGGCTACGAAGTTCTAAGAAGTTTGATGATAACTTTAAAGGTACAATTTCATTTTTAATCATGAACGTTGCTTTACCATTATCAATCTTTGTTTCAGTTTTAGATAACTTGACCCGTGAAAAGTTGGTCGGTTTATCTGGCGGCTTAATCTATGTTTTAATTAGTTTTGCCCTAGGTTACTTAGTTGCTTGGTTATTAACAAAGGCTTTCCGGATTCGGCCAGGTCGTCGTGGGACATTTATCAATATGTTCGTTAATGCCAATACAATCTTCATTGGTTTACCATTGAACTTGGCACTATTCGGTGACAAGAGTTTACCTTACTTCTTGATCTACTATGTTGCAAACACGGTTTCAACATGGGCAATCGGGGTCTTCTTCATCTCAAATGATGATCCTACAAAAGAAAAAGGCGCTGCTAAAGGCAAATTTAACTGGCGTAAATTATTACCTTCACCATTAATCGGTTTCTTAGCCGCATTAATTTATCTTTTAACTGGTTTACCATTACCAGAACTTGTTGATAAGACATTCTCAATGGTTGGTGGCATCGTAACACCAATGTCATTGATCTACATTGGGATTATCTTAGCTGATGCTGGTTTGAAATCAATCCATTTCGACCGCGATACAATCTTAGCCCTATTAGGTCGTTTCGTTGTTGCACCAGCCATCATGATTGCGATCATGATGTTCTTCAAGAACACAACTTCAATTCCATCAATTGAACAAAGCACATTAATTATTCAAGCCGCAACACCAGGTTTGGCTGTCTTACCAATCTTAGTCGGTCAATCACACGGGGACGTTGAATATGCAACAAACGTTGTTACAACAAGTACTGTCTTGTTCGTCGTCGTTGTGCCAATCTTAATGCAAATCGTTCAATTCATCTAGTTTCAATAAGAGTGTTAGATATTCCGATTATCTAACGCTCTTTTTTTGTGGTTAAATGTGTAATAATACACAATCTTGGTTGATAAACAAGCCTATCTGGACTACAATGAAAGCGTAGTCAATAAACAAGAGAGGTTGATTAATATGTCAGAAAAGATTTATACGAAACAAGCACCAGAACCATTAGGACCATATAGCCAAGCAATTGCGACCGATAAGATGGTCTTTATGTCAGGTCAACTGGGCTTAAAAGACGGCAAACTTGCACCTGATTTAGCAGGACAAACGAAACAAGCGATTATGAACTTACAAAGTGTTTTAAAAGAAGCAGGGCTAACCTTAGAAAATATCGTTAAAACCAACTGTTTCTTAACCAACTTAGATGATTTTAATGAATTTAATCAAGTTTATGCAGAATACTTCGGTGACATTGCACCTGCTAGAAGTGCCGTTCAAGTTGGCAAATTACCAGCTGGTGGGATTGTTGAAATTGAAGCGATTGCTGTTCGATAATATTTGATTGGGAGTTGGATCAATGAATAAAGTAGCCATTATTGGCATTGGTCACGTTGGGAGTACGGTGGCCTATACGCTCGTTTCCCGGCGCATTTGTAGTGAGTTAGTTTTATTTGATCAAAAGCCAAAATTAGCAGAAGCAGAACGAAATGATTTAGAAGCCGGTCAAGTTGATCACACAGGTTTTGTTAAGATTACAGCTAATGATGAAAGTCAATTAGCAACTTGCGACCTAGTGATTTTCTCGGCAGGCGACATTAGTATCCTCGAACATAGTGATGATCGGTTTGATGAATTAACTTATACGAAAACAGCCGTCGCAGAGTGGGCCCCTAAATTAAAGGCGGCTAATTTCAAAGGAATCTTATTGAACATTACTAATCCATGCGATGTGATTACCCAATATTTACAAGCTTTAACTGGCTTTCCTAAGGAACGCGTTTTAGGGACGGGGACAACTTTGGATACGGCGCGCATGCAAGTTGCAGTCGGCCATTATTTGAACGTTGCGCCTAATAGTGTCCAAGGGTATGTATTAGGTGAACATGGTAATTCACAATTTGTCGCTTGGTCTGGGGTGCATGTTGGTGGGCAACCACTAGCAGCACAATTATCGCCAGAACAATTGGCACAATTTGAAGTCGATGCTCGCCAAGGTGCTTGGGAAATTCTCAGTGGCAAGGGTTATACGTCTTATGGGATTGCTAATCAAGCAGCGCACTGTGCCGCAGCTATTTTACAAAATACACGGCAAGTCTTACCCGTTTCTAACTTTGATGACACTGTCCAATGCTATGTTGGCCATCCAGCAATGGTTGGTGCTGCGGGTGTCTTACAGGATTATCCAAGTCAGTTAACGACAGCAGAACAACAAAAATGGCAAACATCGATTGATACGATCAAACACATGTATGCCGCTATCTAAATGAAAAGACGCCATCCAAATTAATGGATGGCGTCTTTTTTATGGTTAAAATAGTTGTCCCAAGAGGAACATCATGAGCGGTACCATCAACAAAGCCCCGATTGTTGTCTCGGTCACCAGGACAGCGGCAAAATCAGCGTCTGTATTATAAAGCCGTGCGACAACGGGGGCATTTGTCATGACGGGCATACAAGATTGCAGAATGAAGACTTGTTTCATGAGGGGTGGCATGTGACTTGGATAGACTAACGCAGTCATTAATAAAGGCGCAAAGATGAACCGACCGGCCAAGACACCTAGTTGATCTTTGCCAAAGCGAATATTTCTAAGGCCGGCGTTATAAATTGAAATCCCAATGAAGAGCATGGATAGTGGGATGGTCAGGTTGCCGAGATAAGTGAAGGACTGTGTTAAGAAACTGGGTAAGTGCCAATCCAATAAGACTAGGATAACGCCGATAATAAAACCGATTAGTGGCGCCGAGAAAACCTTCTGTAAAACAGTTTTAAGGGATAGGCCGTCCTGAACGGTACCATCTCGTTGAATTAAGTAAACACCAAGGGTCCAAAAAATAGTGGTATTAGCCATGTAATAGACTAAGACAAAGGGGAGACTGCGCTGACCAAAGAGGGCTAGGTTAATCGGTAAGCCTACAAAAACCGTATTGGAATTGAAAAACATGGATTCGAATAAGCCACGTCGATTGGCATCGACTTTAATAAGTCGTGCGACGATAATTGAAATCCCAAATAAAAGTAACATTGAGATAACTGGAAAACGGAGATTAGGGAGTAAAGTGACTAATTGATTATGTGAAAAGTCCTTAGTGATTGAAATAATCATGTACGGTGGTAGGGCAACTTGTGTCACAAGTTTAGCGATGAGCGCGGTACTTTCTTCATTAAACCAATGCCGTGCCGCCAAGGCATAACCGACCACAATCATGATAATGATAATAAAAACACCGGCACTACTATTAACTAAGGTTTGCATAATAAGCTTCTTTCTATTTGAAAATCGTTCTGCTATTAGTATAAAACGATTAGGGATGACTTAAAAGCAACTCTATTAAGGAGATATTTAAGTAATAGGCTAAATAGTTCGTGTTTTGATATTAATATCGAATAAAGGGTGGTATTTATTGGTTAAATCACGTATAATCAATAGAAATAAATCGGAATAGGGGCGAAAATATTGATTTCAACTGAAACAACATTAGCAGGCATTCATTTTGACAATTGTTTAATGAATGCAGCAGGCGTTTATTGTTATGATGCAGATGAACTAAATCAGATTCAAAAATCTGCAGCAGGCACTTTTGTAACCAAGAGTGCCACCGTGGTCCCAAGGGCGGGTAATCCGGAACCACGCTATTTATCAACACCGTGGGGGAGCATTAACTCGATGGGTCTCCCTAATAAGGGCTTACCTTATTATCTCGATTACATTTCTCAACAACAAGCCCTTTTTCCTGAGAAACGATATTTTCAATCAATTACTGGTTTCAATATCTCTGAGGACGAAACGCTATTGAAGCAAATCACAGATTCTGATTTTAATGGTTTAGTGGAAT
This DNA window, taken from Latilactobacillus sakei, encodes the following:
- a CDS encoding malate transporter; the encoded protein is MQTLVNSSAGVFIIIIMIVVGYALAARHWFNEESTALIAKLVTQVALPPYMIISITKDFSHNQLVTLLPNLRFPVISMLLLFGISIIVARLIKVDANRRGLFESMFFNSNTVFVGLPINLALFGQRSLPFVLVYYMANTTIFWTLGVYLIQRDGTVQDGLSLKTVLQKVFSAPLIGFIIGVILVLLDWHLPSFLTQSFTYLGNLTIPLSMLFIGISIYNAGLRNIRFGKDQLGVLAGRFIFAPLLMTALVYPSHMPPLMKQVFILQSCMPVMTNAPVVARLYNTDADFAAVLVTETTIGALLMVPLMMFLLGQLF